One genomic window of Salvia miltiorrhiza cultivar Shanhuang (shh) chromosome 4, IMPLAD_Smil_shh, whole genome shotgun sequence includes the following:
- the LOC131019808 gene encoding uncharacterized protein LOC131019808, translated as MDIQTSPSFLTRGGVFRAGIDDGLGLKACELWPSLSRSPSRRICLIVAVNFEPWIYILDVGGGRCDGDRVEQRPNLRIPKSFSFTCFCVVDSILYAVNEDDVYSFRLSDKLSDVVLEDNMLEKLPILLNPKEDALPVQFGNCVLFFSTQIQFHETVDSPIRKLTCDFELYDPIHNVHTKLPQLWIRRPNTSRTCQTFQFLRPNSTWADFRISKIGIRSNSFTIESYAFNGTKFLVQTSFGRLFSIDLFDPSLAEWQLVDKDLKFTARGLNFITGDGRLCIDAVGVSRLEGDKHIFKSGVKFPLSCFPSVSRSVTLLDSCTPCIVRAATVDSSQYGEFWWVDVFEVDFSKLLSDGDKNEDGEKKEYMNHTVSFKLCIENPWTYSICVDSLFPF; from the coding sequence ATGGATATTCAAACATCACCATCGTTTTTAACGCGAGGAGGAGTGTTTAGAGCGGGGATCGACGACGGTTTGGGATTGAAAGCTTGCGAATTATGGCCATCTCTCTCCAGATCTCCATCTCGTCGTATCTGTCTCATAGTGGCTGTCAACTTTGAACCTTGGATTTATATCTTGGACGTAGGCGGCGGCAGATGCGACGGCGATCGTGTCGAGCAACGCCCTAATCTTCGAATCCCGAAGAGCTTCAGTTTTACTTGCTTCTGCGTTGTGGATTCCATACTCTACGCGGTGAACGAGGACGACGTCTATAGCTTCAGACTGTCGGACAAGCTTTCCGACGTCGTTTTGGAGGATAATATGCTCGAGAAGTTACCCATCCTATTGAACCCCAAGGAAGATGCCTTGCCTGTTCAGTTTGGTAATTGTGTCTTGTTCTTTTCTACTCAAATTCAGTTCCATGAAACAGTAGACTCTCCTATTAGGAAACTCACATGTGACTTTGAGCTCTATGATCCTATCCATAATGTTCATACAAAGCTTCCTCAGTTATGGATTCGTCGCCCAAACACCTCGCGAACTTGTCAAACCTTCCAATTCTTGCGTCCTAACTCAACTTGGGCAGACTTCCGTATATCAAAAATTGGTATCCGCTCAAATTCCTTCACTATTGAATCCTATGCTTTCAATGGCACCAAGTTTCTTGTTCAAACCTCCTTTGGTCGATTATTTAGTATCGACCTCTTTGATCCCAGTTTAGCTGAATGGCAATTGGTAGATAAAGATTTAAAGTTTACAGCCCGTGGTCTCAATTTCATAACTGGAGATGGACGGCTGTGTATTGATGCTGTTGGTGTCAGTAGATTGGAAGGTGATAAACATATATTTAAATCAGGTGTTAAATTTCCACTCTCATGCTTCCCTAGTGTTTCTCGATCGGTCACTCTCCTTGACTCGTGCACCCCTTGTATTGTACGGGCAGCAACGGTCGATTCATCCCAGTACGGCGAATTTTGGTGGGTTGATGTCTTCGAAGTTGATTTTAGCAAGTTATTAAGTGATGGCGATAAGAATGAAGATGGGGAGAAGAAAGAGTACATGAACCACACCGTGAGCTTCAAGCTTTGCATCGAAAACCCGTGGACCTACTCAATATGTGTTGACAGCTTGTTTCCATTTTAG
- the LOC131019804 gene encoding uncharacterized protein LOC131019804: MQLAFDINQNFGLRLLGDTRTLKSESEGFLLLELRWSLLLMEMNHRPVLWLTAKASRLSVSHSENNHVAKPTRSSSVTRPSISTSQYSTYSNKSTSILNTSSASVSSYIRPSTPTNRPSSRPSTPSARQTASRSSTPSKPRPTHSTSSIDKPRATQNSRPSTPTSRPQISTAFNSPAPRTTSRPSTPTRRNSTPSYSPVSGPSTPGGRSLTNGKTATSVSRPSSPGPRVRAPPQPIILHYFPHDTPPNLRTTLPDRPISAGRSRPGVALTGKGNAEPITNSASIARRQSSPVVSRGRLPEPTGMTRTPSNGPSNDVVDSRRELSSRKPAKTSADSTGFGRTISKKSLDMAIRHMDIRNGNNGFRGSNLFPQSIRSSNQKVHPGTASGNRSLSVAENGSRFSESGSEEDKSQCCAKLSNIDIYESSRYDMILLKEDLKNTNWLHSIDEKSDQESIFDNGFELLPEPFDPL; the protein is encoded by the exons ATGCAGTTAGCCTTTGATATAAATCAAAACTTTGGGCTCAGGTTGTTAGGTGATACCAGGACATTGAAGTCTGAATCTGAAG GCTTCTTACTCCTGGAACTCCGTTGGTCCCTTCTTTTGATGGAAATGAATCACAGGCCGGTCTTATGGCTGACAGCCAAAGCTTCACGG TTATCAGTGTCTCATTCAGAGAACAACCATGTGGCGAAACCAACTCGAAGCAGTTCGGTGACCAGACCTTCTATTTCTACTTCCCAGTATAGCACCTATTCCAATAAATCAACATCCATTCTCAACACAAGTTCTGCTTCTGTTTCATCTTATATCAGACCGTCTACACCTACCAACCGACCCTCATCAAGGCCTTCTACCCCTTCTGCGCGTCAGACAGCATCTAGATCTTCAACTCCTTCTAAACCCCGTCCTACGCACAGTACCTCTTCGATTGATAAACCAAGAGCAACCCAAAATTCAAGACCATCTACTCCCACTTCTAGGCCTCAAATTTCTACAGCCTTCAATTCTCCTGCTCCTCGAACTACATCAAGGCCATCAACACCAACCCGTCGAAATTCCACACCATCATATTCTCCCGTATCTGGACCATCAACCCCTGGTGGGCGTAGTCTCACAAACGGGAAAACTGCTACTTCAGTTTCACGACCAAGCTCCCCTGGACCACGAGTTCGGGCTCCGCCACAACCAATCATACTCCATTATTTTCCACATGATACACCACCAAACCTTAGAACCACTTTGCCAGATAGACCAATATCTGCTGGGAGGTCCAGACCTGGTGTGGCTCTCACTGGAAAAGGGAATGCAGAGCCCATCACAAACAGTGCTAGCATTGCTAGGCGACAGTCATCTCCAGTGGTAAGCAGGGGAAGGCTTCCAGAACCCACTGGAATGACCCGAACACCTTCCAATGGACCGTCGAATGATGTTGTTGACTCAAGGAGAGAGTTGTCATCACGGAAACCTGCAAAGACATCCGCAGATAGCACAGGGTTTGGCCGTACAATCTCAAAAAAATCTCTTGACATGGCCATACGGCATATG GATATACGAAATGGAAACAATGGGTTTCGAGGATCGAATCTTTTCCCTCAAAGCATTAGATCCAGCAATCAGAAAGTACATCCAGGTACAGCATCCGGCAACAGAAGCCTGTCCGTGGCAGAAAACGGCAGCCGGTTTTCTGAGAGTGGCAGTGAGGAAGACAAGTCTCAGTGTTGTGCAAAATTAAGCAACATTGATATTTACGAAAGTTCCCGGTACGACATGATTCTTCTGAAAGAGGATCTCAAGAACACAAATTGGCTACATAGTATTGATGAAAAGTCTGACCAAGAATCCATCTTTGATAATGGATTTGAACTTCTGCCAGAACCATTTGATCCATTATAG
- the LOC131023059 gene encoding uncharacterized protein LOC131023059 has protein sequence MVPGKIAAGGVFRDNHSTVRGCFHKKGGIGYAFEAELLAVITAIQIANDRQWFYLWLESDSTYIVRLLQDRSLLVPWRFMASWKRILALLDNFHLYVSHIYREGNKVADILAADTMVEGWWAFEIDIIKDAVRLDMSSHSHIRMVLH, from the coding sequence ATGGTGCCGGGTAAGATTGCTGCTGGAGGGGTTTTCCGCGATAATCATAGTACGGTGCGCGGTTGCTTTCATAAAAAAGGAGGGATTGGTTATGCTTTCGAGGCGGAGCTTCTCGCAGTGATAACTGCTATTCAAATTGCTAATGATCGGCAGTGGTTTTATCTTTGGTTGGAGTCGGACTCTACTTATATTGTTCGCCTGCTCCAAGATCGCTCTTTGCTTGTTCCTTGGCGTTTTATGGCCTCTTGGAAAAGGATTCTCGCGCTTCTTGATAACTTCCATCTTTATGTTTCTCATATCTATCGGGAAGGTAACAAGGTGGCGGACATCTTGGCTGCGGATACTATGGTCGAGGGTTGGTGGGCCTTCGAAATTGACATTATCAAGGATGCGGTGCGTTTGGATATGTCTTCACATAGCCACATCCGCATGGTTCTACATTGA